In Candidatus Binatia bacterium, one DNA window encodes the following:
- a CDS encoding dihydrodipicolinate synthase family protein yields MLRAQDMKGVMTMMPAFTTPDGASTTATDTVNTPELERAVDAIIRDGVDVIATMGSFGECHTLLWEEQKKLAEATIAAARKRVPVIIGCTSLNTRETLQKMKFAAAAGADGVLCGVPFYFPSTVDNAVQFYLDIAEAFPNLGIVIYHNPPLHHVTLPVAAFEKLVTRSNIVAMKDSHRTPLQFIQLMNIVKGKISVLCNQTQSYPFAMMGAAGCWSINAWLGPWPVLHLRDACRAGDWETAKQICLDMEAAGRTRSGGDLHWRENSAKLAMNEAGYCAPGPLRPPFRNVPADVMEDAKKMAASWKNL; encoded by the coding sequence ATGCTGCGAGCACAGGACATGAAGGGCGTGATGACGATGATGCCGGCGTTCACGACACCGGACGGCGCGTCTACGACCGCGACCGATACGGTGAATACGCCGGAACTCGAACGTGCGGTGGACGCGATCATTCGCGACGGCGTGGACGTAATCGCGACGATGGGCAGCTTCGGCGAATGCCACACGCTTCTCTGGGAAGAACAGAAAAAGCTCGCCGAGGCGACGATCGCCGCCGCGCGGAAGCGCGTGCCCGTGATCATCGGCTGCACCAGCTTGAATACGCGGGAGACACTGCAGAAAATGAAATTCGCCGCCGCGGCCGGCGCCGACGGCGTGCTCTGCGGCGTGCCGTTCTACTTTCCCTCGACTGTGGACAACGCGGTGCAATTTTACCTCGACATCGCCGAGGCCTTTCCCAACCTCGGCATCGTGATTTATCACAATCCGCCGCTGCATCACGTGACACTTCCAGTCGCCGCGTTCGAAAAATTGGTCACGCGCTCCAACATCGTCGCGATGAAAGACAGCCATCGCACGCCGCTGCAATTCATCCAGCTCATGAACATCGTGAAGGGGAAAATCAGCGTACTGTGTAACCAGACGCAGAGCTATCCGTTCGCCATGATGGGCGCGGCCGGCTGCTGGTCGATCAACGCCTGGCTCGGGCCATGGCCGGTGCTGCACCTCCGCGACGCCTGCCGGGCCGGCGATTGGGAAACCGCGAAGCAAATCTGCCTGGACATGGAGGCAGCCGGTAGAACACGCAGCGGCGGTGACCTTCATTGGAGGGAAAATTCTGCCAAACTTGCCATGAATGAAGCGGGCTATTGCGCTCCCGGACCACTCCGCCCTCCGTTCCGCAACGTTCCGGCGGATGTGATGGAGGACGCCAAAAAAATGGCCGCGAGCTGGAAGAATCT